The DNA region TGAACTGCCATGCGGCGCGCCATAAAGAGGCTGTGTTATAAGGGAGGAAAAGAAATGAGCACGGTAAAGAAGTTAACGACTCCATTGACTGACGAACAGATCCGATCTTTAAAAGCCGGCGATCAAGTTACGATTACAGGCGTTATCTATTCGGCGCGAGATGCGGCTCATCAAAGGATGGTCGATGCTCTTAAAGAAAACAAACCGCTGCCTGTCGATCTGAAAAATCAGGTGATTTATTATGCGGGACCAACCCCGGCCAAGCCTGGAAAAGTCATCGGTTCGTGCGGACCGACCACCAGCGGGCGAATGGACGCTTATTCGCCGGCCTTGATGGAGCAAGGACTTAAAGGGATGATCGGCAAAGGGCCGAGAAGCAGGGAAGTGATTGCCGCAATGAAAAAGTACGGCGCGGTTTATTTTGCGGCTATCGGCGGGGCCGCCGCCCTGATTGCGGACACGATCAAAAAGGTGGAAGTCGTGGCTTACGAGGAACTGGGTCCGGAAGCGATTCGCCGGATGGAAGTCGAAAACTATCCTTGCATTGTCGCTGTCGACTGCGAAGGAAACGACCTGTATGAAATAGGCGTCAAACAATACAGAATCGAAGAACAGACGTTGGAACAGGAGTGAATG from Caldalkalibacillus thermarum includes:
- a CDS encoding Fe-S-containing hydro-lyase is translated as MSTVKKLTTPLTDEQIRSLKAGDQVTITGVIYSARDAAHQRMVDALKENKPLPVDLKNQVIYYAGPTPAKPGKVIGSCGPTTSGRMDAYSPALMEQGLKGMIGKGPRSREVIAAMKKYGAVYFAAIGGAAALIADTIKKVEVVAYEELGPEAIRRMEVENYPCIVAVDCEGNDLYEIGVKQYRIEEQTLEQE